Below is a window of Geomonas oryzisoli DNA.
GAAGTGATACTGTATGGTTCCCGAGCAATGGGAAGGCACAGAAACGGTTCAGATATTGACCTGACGATGGTGGGGGAGGGGGTGACTCACGCCCTGCAACTTAAGATCGAAAACGAGCTCGATGATCTGCTTTTACCGTACAAGATAGACCTTTCCGTGCTGACCGGTATAGATAACGCCGAACTACTCGCCCATATTCAGCGGGTCGGCATGGTCTTCTACCGCAGGGCCTGATTCCAAATGCCGTGACTTTCCTTGAGCCCACATC
It encodes the following:
- a CDS encoding nucleotidyltransferase domain-containing protein; the protein is MLADSGLKEATIEKIRSVFSRYPEIEEVILYGSRAMGRHRNGSDIDLTMVGEGVTHALQLKIENELDDLLLPYKIDLSVLTGIDNAELLAHIQRVGMVFYRRA